The genomic window TGGTGCGCAATTTCGTACCGTCGCACCGATGGGCCACCGACGGCGGCTGGAACATCGCGGACTGCGTGGAGCGCGCCTACGACGTGGAGGGCATGGACGTCGGGCTGATCGCCGCGGGCCGCATCGGACGGGCGGTGCTGCGCCGGCTGGCCCCGTTCGACGTCAACCTGCACTACACCGACACCCGCCGGCTCTCGCCGGAAGCCGAGAGGGAACTCAACGTGACGTTTCACCCAGACGTGGAGTCGCTGGTGCGCTCGGTCGACATCGTCTCCATCCATTCACCGCTGTACGACGCGACCCGCCGGATGTTCGACGAGCGGCTGCTCGGCACGATGCGCCGCGGCTCCTACATCGTCAACACCGCCCGCGGTGAGGAAACCGTCCCCGAGGCGATCGCGGCCGCGCTGCGCAGTGGGCAGCTCGCGGGATACGCCGGCGACGTCTGGTACCCGCAGCCGCCGCCCGCCGACCACCCTTGGCGGACCATGCCCAATAACGCCATGACGCCGCATGTTTCGGGCACCACGCTGTCCGCGCAGGCGCGGTATGCGGCCGGCACCCGGGAGATCCTGGAGAGTTGGCTGGCCGGTACACCCACCCTCGAGAGGAGCTTCAAACAGGCGGATCGGGTGTCCATGGCGGTGAGCCATGGCCGCCTTTACCGCCGCCGGCATCTTGCAGCTGTCTTGGGCAAAAGGCCTTCGCCGATATGGTCGCGAACTGGGCGGCGCCGGTGCTGCTCAGCCCGGGGTTCTTGTCCTCCAGGTTGCCAACAACGACCGGTTGGCCGCGATCACCGGTGGCGGCACAGTCGCCACGAAGACGGCCTCGTATGCGCCTGCCGCCGCCCTGGCTTGAAGTGCTGTTTGCTCAGCCTGCGCAGCGCTTTTGGCGAGCCATGCGATGTACGGCGCTACCGCGACCGCCATCGTCGTCGCGGACGGGCCGTGCCAGCTGGTACTCAGCTCCGAAATTTGTGATCCGTAAGATGTTGCCGCCCGAATCTAATTCGGCGGCCAATCCATCCCAGGCGGCCGCGGCGGCCAACAGCGGCGCCGGTCCTGGCCCAGAGTAGATCCTGCCGGAGTTGATCTCCGGTGGCAACGCTCCGAAATCCATGTGGTCCCTCCTTCTCCGGGGTGCTATCACCAACAGATGACAGTAGAAGCCACCGATAGCGTTGATGTGCAACGTAATTCGGAAAATTCAGCCATCGCGATCCCATGGCTGCGGGCGCCGCAATGCTCGTGTGACCAGAACACTAGCCAGCTCTGTGGCAACCGAGGCCCGTCGGCACCGACCGTCGCGGCGCCAGCGGAGCCTGCCGAGGCGGGCCGCGGCAGCTCCGGGACTTCGTCGAGCGCGGCAACCAATTAGGCCCGGCCACCTGCGACGCTCTCAGATCTGTCAGGCAGCCAAGCAGAAGATAAATCTGGGAAAAAGTATCCTGAAGAAACTATGTCAATAGATTAAAAATCCGGGTCGAAAAACTAACTTGCGGGACTCTCACCCTGAACGAGGCATTCGCCGCGCCGTCGGTCGAGTCGGCCGAGCGGACAACCTCGTCGCCCGTACTCGGCCGTCGATAACAGTCGACGGCTAAGGGCGCAGGTCAGCGTAAGCCCGGGGATGGAGCTAACCGTGCTGCCGCGAAGGCTCCGCCGGCGCCGCGAGTGGTCCCGCGTAGCCACCGACCAGGGCGCGATGCCACCACGCCCGGTCGCGCCGCAGTTCGGCCGGCGTCGTGAAGCGGTACCGATAGAGCTGGGCGCGCACATACGTCGGCGGCGACGCCGGGAAGGGGTTGTGCCGCAGCAGGCGCAGCGTCGGCGCGTCGTTGCGCAGTAGCCGCTGCAGGAACGGCGTCAGCCACGGCTGCGCGTAGCCCGGTGACAGGGCGGCGAACCACATCAGCCAGTCCAGCCGCAGATGATAGGGCGCAAATTGTCGCGACAGCCGGCCCACCGCGCCGGGCTTGCCCTTGAATTCGTATTCCCGCCAGACCGTTTGCGCGGAGATCCTGGCCTCGTCGGTGCCCTCGATCACCACCTCGCGGCGCACGCGACCGATGCTGCCGAAGGCTCCGTAGGTATTGACCAGATGAAAGGGGTTGAACGACATGTTCATTCGCTGCCGCGACGACAACATGTTGCGTATCGGCCAGTAACTGAGGAACACCACCGCGGTCGCGAAGGTGCACACCGCGACGACGAACCACGCCGGTGGCGAGCCCCAGGTAGGGGCGGCGGGTATCGACAGCAGCGCCGCCAGCGACGACTGGTCGATCGCGCTGCACGCCAAGACGATCGTCACCCAGTTCAGCCAGGCGAAGTTGCCCGACAACACCAGCCACAACTGGGTCACGACGATGA from Mycobacterium shigaense includes these protein-coding regions:
- a CDS encoding lipase maturation factor family protein, which codes for MGWFTAPGYWLGRLLLERGTAAIYLIAFVAAAVQFRALIGEYGMLPVPRFLADRSFWRTPSIFHLRYSDRLFASLAWFGAALSTAIVAGVADLAPLWVAMLMWLTLWILYLSIVNVGQAWYSFGWESLLLETGFLMIFLGNDRTGPPVLTLRMARLLLFRVEFGAGLIKLRGDPCWRELTCLYYHHETQPMPGPLSWFFHHLPKPLHRIEVAGNHFAQLIVPFGLFAPQPVATVAAVIIVVTQLWLVLSGNFAWLNWVTIVLACSAIDQSSLAALLSIPAAPTWGSPPAWFVVAVCTFATAVVFLSYWPIRNMLSSRQRMNMSFNPFHLVNTYGAFGSIGRVRREVVIEGTDEARISAQTVWREYEFKGKPGAVGRLSRQFAPYHLRLDWLMWFAALSPGYAQPWLTPFLQRLLRNDAPTLRLLRHNPFPASPPTYVRAQLYRYRFTTPAELRRDRAWWHRALVGGYAGPLAAPAEPSRQHG